Genomic window (Bacteroidota bacterium):
ACCAAAATTAGACATTGGCAACGTCGCATTTCCGCACCGCACAGGCTAATATAGTCAACCTACCAAACAGGTGACTCTTTTGTTGACAGACCTCTTTACCATCGATTTGTCCTTCGGCGAAATGTTTGTGTTTATGGTCGCTGGTATCCTTACTGGCATCATCAACACCCTTGCCGGCAGCGGCTCGCTGATTACGTTGCCGATTTTCATTTTCCTCTGCGGCCTGCCTGCCCCGGTAGCCAACGGGACCAACCGCATTGGCGCTGTGATTCAGAGTGCTGTTGCAGTGCGCTCCTTCCAAAAAACAGGCACTACATCATTCAAAGGTGCAGGGTGGCTCGTCGCGCCGGCCATAGCAGGTGCCATCGTTGGCTCTCGCATTGCGGCATCCATCGACGAGCAGATGATGAACTATACCATCGGCGGCCTGATGGTATTTATGCTACTCGTCTTATTGGTTAATCCCAAACGGTGGATTCAACCTTCCGATGTCGATCAAAAGCGTCTTAAGCACCCTTTCACAATTTTCATTTTCTTTTTGATCGGAATCTACGGCGGCTTTATTCAGGCCGGCGTGGGCATTTTCCTGCTGGCAGGCCTCGTGCTTGTTGGCGGGTATAGCCTTGGAGAAGGCAATGGGATCAAACTATTGATTGTCTTTGCGTTCAGCATTCCTGCGCTAATAGTCTTTTTCATGCACGAACAAGTACATATCGGGTATGGCTTGGCGATGGCTGTTTTTCAGTCCATTGGCGCCTGGGTTGCTGTTCGTTTTGTAGCCCACATGCCAAACGCAAATGTATGGATTCACCGCCTGCTAATTTTAATTGTCGCCGCAGCGGCGCTCCGGTTCTTTTGGGTCTAGTCGGACTTGCCGGTAGCTTTCAGCAAATTGATGCTGACTGTTGCCAGATCGGAATTGGGGTACTTGTGCTGACAGGTGGGATCGGGTGCCAGGCCGGCCTTCTTTGCAGCAGCCAGGAAGGCGGGCAGTTCGAGGATGTACTGATCTGAAAACCCATGCGTAGCATCATATGCAGTTACTGCCGTACGGCCGATGTTGACAGCCGCCAATGCCGGCGGTGTGGTGTGGAGTTCGATAACCAACAACCCAAACCGCTGCACATAGGGACTCCAGCGCGACAAGTGCTCAACAAGACTTGCTTCCACTTCTGCATTAGGTAACCGGTGCCCTCTGGAGGCAAAAGCGCCCGTTGAAAGAGTTTCATACAACGTGATGCGCACCGGTGGTTGGTACGGCCGGTTGTGATCGAGAAAAGAACGGACATTCAGCAAATCGCCCAGAAACAGGTCGTATTTTTTCTGTAGTTCATCGGCAAGCAAATCAGGCTGCCCGATATCCCCCCACACCACCTTTGCCCAAATCCCCGCGTGATTGAGCGTACTTCTTGTGGCTTTTAACGCCGCTTCGTTGAAATCAGCACCAACAATAAAAAGCGGATACTCATCGAGAATTTTGCCCCGGGAGGTTTGCCGAAATATCACCTCAAAAATATGCGCGATAAATGCTCCATTCCCACACCCCATATCGAGGAAGCCCTTGGGCTGTTCGTGTACCGGACGGTTAAACAGGTCGATGATGATTTCATCGATTTTCTTGAAATAGCTGGCGTGTGCGCCACCGCTCCCCCACACATTCATTGCACGGTTGACGTGGACCTCAGGACTGGATGCCGGCTTGTTGCGCAATACGTTTGGATTTCCGAACAGTAATTCATGCACCTGGATAAAAGTAGGCAGATATGAAACCGTGACTCCATACGCAGCAGCCCGCCGGGCAAGAAATAAGCCGCGTGGTGTAAACTTGTAAACCGTGCCATTCTGTGTGAACCAGCCGATGGAGGTAAAGAAGTCCACGACCGCCTTAATTTCATCGTGGTGCTGCGTAAATTCTTCTA
Coding sequences:
- a CDS encoding sulfite exporter TauE/SafE family protein — protein: MLTDLFTIDLSFGEMFVFMVAGILTGIINTLAGSGSLITLPIFIFLCGLPAPVANGTNRIGAVIQSAVAVRSFQKTGTTSFKGAGWLVAPAIAGAIVGSRIAASIDEQMMNYTIGGLMVFMLLVLLVNPKRWIQPSDVDQKRLKHPFTIFIFFLIGIYGGFIQAGVGIFLLAGLVLVGGYSLGEGNGIKLLIVFAFSIPALIVFFMHEQVHIGYGLAMAVFQSIGAWVAVRFVAHMPNANVWIHRLLILIVAAAALRFFWV
- a CDS encoding class I SAM-dependent methyltransferase, with amino-acid sequence MILSKIDKGQLRANIFRHLDGIVMAPTVYALHQAGLMQQFEGGEEVQLAMLTEMSGANEGYLNVALRMLCSQGWLTQRIDASTNHIYFRETEKGEIAREYFPFYKEAVAFLPYALRIPDYILNGFDPKAFMHLKQLFRHYEARFGMPDAADPETKAVQQQILKHIEGVIVGPLVVGLGMNGLFNEYFSIAPFEVEEFTQHHDEIKAVVDFFTSIGWFTQNGTVYKFTPRGLFLARRAAAYGVTVSYLPTFIQVHELLFGNPNVLRNKPASSPEVHVNRAMNVWGSGGAHASYFKKIDEIIIDLFNRPVHEQPKGFLDMGCGNGAFIAHIFEVIFRQTSRGKILDEYPLFIVGADFNEAALKATRSTLNHAGIWAKVVWGDIGQPDLLADELQKKYDLFLGDLLNVRSFLDHNRPYQPPVRITLYETLSTGAFASRGHRLPNAEVEASLVEHLSRWSPYVQRFGLLVIELHTTPPALAAVNIGRTAVTAYDATHGFSDQYILELPAFLAAAKKAGLAPDPTCQHKYPNSDLATVSINLLKATGKSD